Part of the Dehalobacter sp. 12DCB1 genome is shown below.
CCTGATCGTTTTTTCTGCAGTTACGTCTTCCCACTCCTAAACCTCCCTTATCTCGCAGATTTTATCTGATACCATGCAGTGCTGGATACCTTCAAAACACTCCGGGCAGGCATAGACCAGATGTTTTGCTCCTTCGCCACGCTTCGTCCGATAGAGCAGAGCAATCATTTCTTTTTTTGGTTTCTCGGCACCGCAGAATTTGCAGGTCTCCCACAGTTTTTCTTTAAGCTTCGGGCTGATCTCTTTTCGGAGCAGTCCGGGCGGGAACTCTTGGACGAATTCGTCGCCCATCAGCTCCCTGAGGGACTCTTTCATAAAGATCGGGCTGCCGGTCTTGCGATAGTGATTGACGATATCCCTGATCCATGCTTTTTGCGGGACGACCTTTCCTTTACGCCGGCCGGTCTCCGCGCCGATGATGGCCCAATTAAATGGGTACCCATGCAAATCCGGGAACGGCGCCAGCAGAGGCTCAATGCTTACGAAGGTGTTATAACTCATAAGCCCAAACGCAGGCATTCCCGGGTTGGTGACCGATGTGCCGTACCACATATTGTCTTTGGCTGGCAGCTTCCCTGCGTTGGCCAGAGCTGAATACCGGGCGGGGCTCTTAGTCAGAAACATATAGTTGTGCTGCGGATACTTCTCGCAGGTCTCAAAGACTTTCTGAATCCATTCGTCAGGTACCCAATCCCCGAACAGGTCGGCCATGGAGCAGACAAAGATATTAGCGCCGTTTTTCACCTGCCCAGGCCAGTCAAGCCGATATTCATGCAGAGTTGGGGCAAACCCACAAGGATAGCTGATGGATCTGTTCTCCCGGGTGATGAAAGGCTTGTCGAGCACATAGAGGCCGCTGGCCTCATCTTTCTTGCAGCGCAGATCCATTAGGTTGAGCCTGATATCCCCGGAGAACCGGAGCGATTGACGCCGGGCGAAGCAGTATGGGCAGCCGTGCAGGCAGCCGGTGACGGGGTTCCAAGTATAGTCAGTCCAGTCAATCTTGCTTTTGTTCATGATGGCCCTCGCTTTCCAGGGCATTGCATGCCTCATTGATGGCGTCTTTCTCTGAGCGTGTAAGCTCCGGGTGAGAATCCTTTATACTGATTAACCGCTCAATCAGCGGCCCGTATTTGTTCATTTAGGACACCAGCCTTTCTTCCGCAGATTTTGGTTTGAGCTTCCGGAGAAATTCGTTGGCAAACTGGCGAACTTCCGGCGGTGGTGTGCAGTCGCCGAATCCGTACAGCTGCCTTATCTTCAGCTCCCTCATGTCGATTTCCATGGTAAAGTACGGTTTCTCCCGCTCCGCTGCCTGGCGGACGAAGAATATCATGCTTGTTCCGGCCAGATGATTTTTATAGTAGTGCTCATTGCCTACGCAATGGTTTAAGGTCTGCCCTTCGGTGATAAACTCGCTGCGCGATGTCGGGAAGACGATGCAGTAATTCCCCTTGGCGTATTCCTTCATCCCGGCGTAGAGTTTTTCCTGAGCTTGCTTGAAGTTCGCGTCCTCAACCTCGTGTTTCACCTGATTGAAGCGGGGCAGAATTAGGTCGTGGGCTTCCTTGATGTTCCTGGGGAACCGGACGGACTTCCGCGACAAATCCACCTTCAGCGATTCCGACATGGATATATAGTCACGGTAGAGCATCATGTAGTGGTCGATCTTCTTTTTGCCGTATTCCTTTTGCCGGGTGAAATAATTAACGAAGCGCTCAAATGACATTGTTTCAAGCAAGTCATTGATATTGCCCTGATCCGACCAATCCGGCTTCAGCACCCGGAGCTTTAAAAAGCTGTCCTCGTCCACCCAGGTCCGGGAAGATTTGATGATTCTGTGTTCTAATAAGGTGACATTGTATTTTCGGTAAAGCGGATGGTATTGCTTACTGACGCCCAGCACTTCCGTGAATCCTGCGCGGTTGCCCAGGTCCTGCATTAAAAGTGTGGAGGAAGCCAGGGCGGGCATTCCCATCTTGAAGAGGTACTCGGCCGCCTGGAAGTCCCGAAGATTGTTTAGTAGTGCTGAAAATGACAATTGACCACAAGCTTTGAGCCCTTCCTGCAGATCCACGTGGTAGTAAGTTTCTCCGAAGACCTCCCGGAGATTGTTCGCGTAAACGAATGATTCTCCGTGATGGGTATCGCCGTTTCGCTGGCGGTACCAGTTCTCTCCCCAATTCATCATGGGTTTGTAGTCATAGGCGTAGAGAATCGAGCCGGATGGGGTTTTGAGGTGGAGGTTTCGGTAGTAGTCATCGAAGCGGTATTGGACCTTAGTCTCATCAAACCATCTGGTTATTTTGGTCCAGTGGGTCAGCAGCTGGTTATCAACCCTGTAGGCGATGCATATTTTGGCTTTTTCCTGATGGCTGCCGTTGGTTGACCAGGCGGCTCGGTATCTGGCCGGCATATGGCATTTCGGGCAGATTCCGGTTTTTCCGGTTTTTACTTCTTTACCGGCCGTGAATTTGTGACCGCAGTGACCGCAGACTGCCTTGCGGCACATACCGGACTTTACTTTCTGAAGCTTATCGATGAAAATGCTTGTCTGTCCGAAAACGTATTTCTCGCAGTATTCAATCAGGTCGGCCGGGTAGCTTGGGAACATGCCGAAGTGCTCGCCCATCTTGGCGTATTTTCGCTCCATCGCCTGCTCTTGCTTTTTGCGGTTTATCTCACTGGCAAAGGAATCCAGTTCTTCTTTCATGCCATGGACGTAATGCCACGAGGTTTGACCGTCTTTGAGGATTTCATGGGCAATCTTAATGTCGCTTTCCCGGGCCTCGATAGTGAAGTAGGAATACTGGTTTTCCAGCAGATTACTCGGCAGCCTCTTTTCCCATTTCTTGACCGGCCACTCTTTGCAGACCAGGAAGGCCTTGCCGTCGGAGAAGAAACGAAGCTTCAGGGTTTTATCCTCCCGGAGGAATACGTCAATGACGAGAACTTCCCCGGATCGTTTCAGGCTCAGGACCTCTGCAGCTGCGACATATTTGTCGTTTCTGGCTCTCTTATCTTTCGGCCTCGGCAGGATCGGGTATTTCATGATAGCCGTTTGTTCCAACTCTTTTTTAACAAGCATAACGGCCTCCTAAAAAAGCGACAGCTGGATAAGCTCCGGCTTTTTCTCTGCCTTGGGTTCCGGCTTCTTCGGCGCCGGCGTTTCTTTCTTGGGAGCTGGGGGTGCTGACGGTTTGTCTTTTTTCTCGACCGGTTCTTTGGCTTTTTTGGCCGGCTGGGCTTTCTTCTCAGGTTTCCGTTTCAGGTATTCGTCATCAGGAACGTCACCGTTGACCAGAATATTCATTTTGAAGCTGATGTCGGCGTTCGGGAAATACGACCGGACAGCGCCGCGGTAAACATCGATGTCCGAAACATGGGTACCGACGCCTGCCATGATTTCGGCGCAGCAGTCGGAAAGCGTTCGTGAGGTTTTATAGACGACCTCGGCAAACCTGTCATTTTCCTCGCAGAAGTGCGTCAGAGTCGATGCCACGAATTTGGAGACTGCAGTCGCTTTGTTGTCGCCTTTGAAATCCTTCAGCTCCTGGGCTATCTTAGCAACGGCCGCTTCAGGAAACCGCTCCGGCATTTCTATGACATTATTGATGGTTTCCGGTTCATGGTCAGCTACTTCTTCCGCCTCTTCGGTCACTTCATCGTCCATGATTTCTTCCTCATCGTCTTCGGTCTCTTCTTCCCCTGTATACTCTTTAGAATTTTCGTCCGCGCAGGCGCTGCAAAGGTCAGATTCAACCCAATAGCAAGCCCCTTCCTCGGTCATGCAGGCGCTTTCATTCGAGCATCCGCAAACCCGGCATTTTTGTTCGGCATTTATTTCACTCATGATGAAACCTCCTTAAAACAGGCTCAACTGCCCGTTCTTCTCTTCTCTGAACTCAAATATGGGCTGTTCGATAACGATTTCGTCCTCTTCGATAACATTTTTCGCTTCGGCGGCCGCGATTTTCTCGCCGGCAATCACCTCGCACACAGCGGCGTATATCGGCTCGTCAACCATTTTCAGCGCTTCATCGTCTGCATTCCGGGCGGTTGTATTGCTTCCTTGGCTCCGCCAGATCCATCCGTCCAGCAGATAAACCGGGGTATACCACCGGGACCATTCTTCCATCGTCAGAGTGTTTCCGTGAATGACTACTGCAGGGATCCCGTAGAGTGCGAATTGCACATAGGCCATATGGACGCATTTCATGTCAACGTCCGTCGCTGTGACAACCATCTGGTTGCAGTAGTTAAATCCCTTATTTTTCATAGCCTTGGCGAATCCCAGAACCATAGCACCGCTACCAACACATGGTTCTCCGACCGGCACAAATCCTTTTTCCTTAACCTCTTGTCCCTCTCCGAAGGTCATCATGGCCATCATTTCGCAGACTGGTGTCGGGGTGAAAAATTGGCCTTTCCATTTGTTGTGCAACTCCAATTCGTGAAATATCTGGCCAAGAACATCGACCGGGCCGCCCTCAAACTTCAGGCTATCTTCCAGCGCCTCTACCAGGTACGCCATCATCTTTGGAAACATTTGCTGCTCGTCTTTGTTGTATTTGCCGATGATCTCCAGGTACCGCGTTTCCCTATTTTGCTTGTGGATAGCGTCCACCGAATTACTGATGGCCACGGCCGCCATTTCTACGAAATCCGTGAAAACCTGCCAGAGGGAGTGACGATAGCTTAATGCGGTGAGGACTTTGACAATCTCTTTTTGGTAGTCCATGATAACCGCCGGCTTACTCATATCCGCAGCTCCTGAAATCTTCCCAGGCCATGGTGATGACCGTGGAAACTTCCCTTAAGCGGCTGATGATAGCGATAACCTTCGAGCTGTCAAATCCTCGCGGGGTCAGGTTCCGGATTAAAGTCTCTTCATTGAAATTCGTCGTGATAATGGTCGGACGTAAATCCTCATACCGGTCATTTAAGATGGAGTACAGGATCGACATGGACCAGTCCGTGCACTGCTCTTTCCCAAGATCGTCGATAATCAGCAGGTCAACCTGTTTGTAAACTTTCAGAATGTCGTACTCGCTTACCTGACTGCCGTCGAAGGCCTGTTTGATGTTGTCCAGAAGCTCTATCGAGGTTTTACAGACCACTGGAATACCTTCGTTGATCAGCTGCAGAGTGATGGCTGCAGCGAGATGGGTCTTGCCGGTACCATTGGTGCCTTCGATGTAAAGGCCTTCACCGCGCTGGTAGAATTCAAAGAACCGGTCTGCGTACTCTTTGGCAACGGCATAGGCTTTCTTCTGCTTCGGCGTTTCGGCCTTGAAGGTCTGAAAAGTCCGGTTCTTGAACCGCTTTTTCAAGCCGCTGCGCCCGATCAGCTGGTCAATCTTCTCCTGCGTTGCCGCGCGCCGGCGGGCGATTTCCTCTTGTTCCTGTATCCGCTGCTGTTCACTGTCGTATGCCGACCAATAGGCTTGGGCTTCCGGGCAAGAGCAGCGCTTCGGGCTGGGAGACCAGAAGGACACTACATCGGCGAACCGAATGCCTTCGTGGTAGAGAACTTTCCCGCAATATTGGCAGGTTTTCGGTTCAGGCGGCTGTGTTCTGAATCTTAAGCCCAGCTCCTCCGCCTCGGCTGTGGTTAGAACATTATTTCGGTTTGTTCCGGAATCCGGAACTGGGAACGAATCCTGGTTGCTCAGTATTTGACCTATTTCCTGCATTTGAACCATCTCCTGTAAATTCATCAAGCCATCCTTTAGCATTGAGCCAGGTGGACGGATGAGGCATATATCCGCCGGGTCTGAATCTGTGATCGTGCTTGATTGCCCTTTTGACACCGGCCAGAATCACTTCTAAGAATTCTTCGCTGGGATTCAGCTTGACCCAGGTGATTTCCGCCTGTCCGCGGCTTACCTTATGAGGCCAGATATCCCAGAACTGCTTGAACGACTTCTCCTGCTCTTTGGTCAGCTCCGCTTTTTTGCGAGGGGTTCTTTTAGGCGGATTGTTAATCTGCCCGGCTTGTTCATCCCCCTCGGGGGGTAAGGGGGGAAATATACTTTCCTTTACTTTACTTTCCTTTACTTTACTTTGTGGATTATCGGTACCGATAACCCCGTTATCGGGGGGGTTTCGGTTCGGAAACTCGTCAATAACCGGCTTTTTCGGTGCGGAAACTGTCCTTTTGGAGTAAACTGATGACAAATTGTCTACCAATTGCTGACACCAAATAATGCGATTTGACCAGAGCAGGCGATCAATATTGTTCATTTCGGCAAGCTTGTTTAAGATTGTCCGAGCCATTTCCTCACTGACTTTTTGATAGGCAAGAAAATATTCCCAGTCAGTTTCTTCCCTGCAGTCATAATAGTGTCCATCGGTCCGGCAAAGCAGCTCCAAGAGCTTGAACCAGAAGGAATAACCGTCGTTGCCGTATTTGTCCTGCAAGATGTCTTTGGTCTTGCTGGATGTCACAAAGTGGGGAAAATACTCCACTGTCTGTTTTGTCGGCCTTGCCAAAATTTCACCTCCCCCAGGGCTGGGCCGGGGCCTTGATTCCCCGGCCTTTTCTGTATTTTTACGAATAGATAACCTTACTTCCTTCATCCGTCTTCTCGATGTCGATACTCTGAGGGAAGCGGGCTTTCATAGTCGGGTCATGGGTTATGGCCATGATTTTTAGTCCTTTATACCGGCTCTGGATGGTTTCAAGGGCATCACAATAAGCCTGAATACCCGAAGCATCAAGAAATGGAGGTTCGTCGATAAACAGCATGCCGAGCTGAATGCCGGCGCGGCTGCTCTTGATTTCCGCCAGGGCGAGGATAGCAGACAGAGCAGCTTTGACACGCTCGCCGCCGGATTTGGACAGATACGGAAGTCGACCGCCGGCCTCATTGATGATGATATCCAGGGTAACGACTTCTTTTTTGTTGTTACTTTTGAGAACTTTTTCGGTTACAAATTCCATGCTCATTTTTCCGCCGGACATCTGCCCTAGGATATTGTTGGCCGTAGCTTCAATCTGGGGAACGATGGAGCGGATGATATTGTGGGGCACACCGTCCTGCGAGAAAGCTTTTTTTAGTTCTTCATAGAGAGCTGAGCTGTCCGCCAGGTCTTTGACCAGAGCTTGGATGCGCACGATTTCAGCCTGAGAAGTTTTCATGGTTTCCAGCTGTTTATTCAGGCCGCCGATTTCCATAGATAGGCTCTGGATTTCCGTCTGCAAGGTCGAGAGATTACCCTCGATGATGGCCAGGTCGGCTTTGAGCGTTTCGCTCCCTGCGGCTGTCTGGTTCTCTGTCTCCAGCTCCTGCTGTTTAGCCACAATGTCAGATTCAATCTGCGACAGCTCGACGTTGAGTTCCAAGATTCTGGCTTCGGCGATGGCCTTTTTCTCCCGGGCGACCGGTAGCAGCTTTTCCTTATCGAGCCATGATTTGGCGCCGGCGATTTCCGCCTGTAGGGCGTTGTATTGCTCAGCGGCGACGGTCATGCCTTCCAATTCCTGTGATGCTTCTTTGATGGCGCAGGTTAGGTTAATTGCTGTTTCAGCCAGCTCGGAGAGCTTCAGGTTAATGGCACCAACACGCTCGTCAATGAGATTGATTTGCTGTTGGTAACCGGCCAGAGCTTCATATTCTCTGGATTTCGCTTCGAGTTCAGCAACCGTCTGGCGCTTGGTTTTGATAGCTTCCGGGTCATAGCCTAGGGCATCGCGCTTCTGGTTTAGGCTGTCGAGCTGGGCTTGAGCTTCAGCAAGTTTGGCTTTCTGATCTTCGTCCCATTTGTGGCAATCTTCCTTATAAGGCTCAATCTTGGCCTTGGCGGCCTGAGCATCAGCCAGGAATCGGCAGGTCGCGCGCGCCTGATCAATGCACCCACTGTTTTCGAGAATGGCAGCCTTTTCCTTAATGGCCTTGTACTCGGCGATCCGCTGGGCGTATTCCGTATTGTACTGAGACTGCATCGAGCTCTTGGTCTTCTCGGCCGTGGCAATCTCGTTACTGAGCCGGATGTAGTCGTTGGAAATTCCCTCGAGGGAGGAAAGCATAGCCTTCTCGGCCAGATAAGTGTCATGCAGAACTTCAAGCTCAGCAGTCAGGGCAATCTTCGCCGCAAGCGGTGCGCGCCTTGACATCAGGCCGTCCAGCTCCGTTTTGAGACTGTTTATTTCTCGCTGGGTGCTCTGCAATTCTGTCTGCAGCTTGCCATATTCGGTCAGCTTAGAATCAAAAAGCGCCTTACTCGAGAGCAATTCTTTTTCCTTTTCCAACAGGCCGTGGTATTTGGCGACACCATCGAGGATGGTCTGCTCTTGGGACAAGATGATATTTGAATTGTCCAATATCAGGACCTGCTCGCCTCTGGTGCCCTCTGTGGCAGTCTTTTTCATGCGCAGATTCTCGACATCGTTCTGCAGTTTAAAGGCGCGTGCAGCCGCCTCCAGCTTGGAATTCAAGCGGAGCTTGAGGGCGTCGGCCTCCACTGTAAACATTTTAATTTGAGTGGTTTTATCTTCGATGGCGGTATTGGCCTCGGATATCTTCAGCTGGATATCGTCCCCGTCCGGCAGGTTAGCTGATAGCTTTTCCAGCTCGTCATTTTTCTGACGGATCTGCTTATTGACTTCGGCAGCCTTATCCCTGGCGATGGCTTCCATTTCGCCGTACACGCCAAGGCCTAAGATATTGCCGAGGATGGCCATGCGGCTTTCTTTGTCCGCCTGCAGAAAAAGGCCGTACTGATCCTGCATAATCAGGGCGCAGCTCCGGAATGTCAGACTGTCCATGCCAAGGATGTCGATTATTTTTGCCTGGGTGAGGGGCATCCGCTCTTCCGACCGGTTGGCCCAGTTGTCTTCAGCCGTTTTATCATACTCGGACAGATTTAGGGTGCCGCTGCCGCTCTTCGTCCTGGTCCTGGTAACCCGGAAAATCCGGCCACCTATCTTGAAGGTAAATTTGATGCTCCCGGAGCGTGCCTTCTCGCCGTTACTGATCCAGCCTGTCAGGTCGCCTTCGCGCGGCTCCTCAAATAAGCAATCAAGCATGGCGTCCATAAACAGGCTAGACTTGCCGGCACCGTTCTTGCCGTTGATGGTGCAAAATGTGATGTCGTTGAAGTTGAACGTTTCCTCGGCATAGTTGCGGTAGTTGCGGACCTCGATTTCCACCGGGACGAACAGCCCGGTCAGAGAGGCCGTAATATTGCCGGCGGCCGCCTCGTCGATAACTGGCCGGGCAGCTTCAATCAGCGCGGCGATTTTGTCATCCGGAACCGCTTTTTCCATCAAGTATTCCCGCAGGTTGTCTTCCGGGGAGTTATGTTCGGACAGCTCGTTACGGTTGACCGTGATGGTGATTTTCTCCGGTGTGATTTCCTGTACCCAGAAGGCACCATCATCGTAGAGACGCTTTTCGAGCAGGGCCTTGTTAAAAGCCTTATTGAGCTCGTCTGTGCAGGTATAAAGCACTCGGACGATTTTATCCTGAATAGCGTTTGGAGCTTCGAGAGGGGGGAAATCCCAGTGATTACGGGCTACTAAATTAAAATCTCCAAAATTGCAGCTTGCAATCTCCTCGTCTGCTAATCGTAAGGTGATAAATTCTCGGGCTGGAGTTTGTATGAATTCACTTTCAAGGACGGGTTTCCGAAGGGTGTGAATCCAGAATCCTCTTTCCTGACCTTCGTCGTTGAAGTTTAGTGCATTGATAGCGCCGGCGTAATAAGTATTACGGCAGCTCTGTACCCATTGAGGCCGGTGAATATGGCCGAGTGCCACCAGGTCAAATCCAGCAGCATCCAGAACTTCCGGGAGAATAACAGGCTCGAACTGGGAGAAAAACTGCACCTGTCCGCTCTCGGTGTTGCATCCTGGCACAGTGTAATGCGCCAGCAGGATGGAAGGGTAACCAGGATTGCAGGCGGCTTTCAGGCTCAGGACAATCTTGCCAAGCTCCTCGGTAAAGACCTGGTTCTCTTCCTCTTTGGAGAGACCCGGAAACTTCGCCCGGAAGAATCCACGCTCAAACCCAGGCAGGGCGGCAACGTTGACAGGGCCGTTTTTGGTGACAATATGGGTAACATCCGGTTTATCTAGAATAGTAATGTCCGGATCAGAACCAAGAACCTCATATAACATTTGAAAATGCTCGTCGCCGTCATGATTCGGTGTACCGCGGAGAATCGCCACAGGCGCAACATCGGAAAGCTTACGGATAATATTGATCGCGTGATAGGTCTCGTTCAGTCCCCGGTCGGCCCACACCTTGGCAGCGTGAAAAATATCGCCGGAAACCACAATCAAATCGGGGTTCTCGCTCCGAGCCTTGTTAACCATGAAGCCGAGGCAGTTATAGATGTCATTGCCTCGCAAATTGACGCCGTTTAATTCAGGACCAGGGTAATTGCCGATATGCCAATCGGAGGTATGAAGAATTTTCATCACAGCGCCTCCTGCAACTGCATATTTTGCTGAATCATTGCTATAACGCTGTTAAAACTTCTGGTAAGTGTATTGATTTCTTGTTCTTTTAGACCGATAAGGGCAATCCCATTCTCAGTCATCTTTTTTCGCATGACGATGACGTCACCAATAATAGGATTTTCATAAATATCTGCCTGATATAAATAGCAAGCGACCGGATTAAACGATGATTCTTTTCCAATTCCTTTCTTTGCAGTAACCATGCAGAAAGAAGAAGGAAGACTTTCTGGATGTAAGATTTCAAGAGGTCCACCCATAGATTCTTTAACCGTTTGGTATAAGGGATCTTGAAGATCTATTTTCTTAATCTTGCAATCGGTAGTAATTTTCAAAGCAATCATTGGGCAGCACCCCCTTTATGCTGGCAGCTCATGCATAGAGGCTTCCCGAAATTCTTAATGGCAAAGGTTGATACTTTATCGGTAATTTTGGCGCC
Proteins encoded:
- a CDS encoding DUF5131 family protein, whose product is MRHAMPWKARAIMNKSKIDWTDYTWNPVTGCLHGCPYCFARRQSLRFSGDIRLNLMDLRCKKDEASGLYVLDKPFITRENRSISYPCGFAPTLHEYRLDWPGQVKNGANIFVCSMADLFGDWVPDEWIQKVFETCEKYPQHNYMFLTKSPARYSALANAGKLPAKDNMWYGTSVTNPGMPAFGLMSYNTFVSIEPLLAPFPDLHGYPFNWAIIGAETGRRKGKVVPQKAWIRDIVNHYRKTGSPIFMKESLRELMGDEFVQEFPPGLLRKEISPKLKEKLWETCKFCGAEKPKKEMIALLYRTKRGEGAKHLVYACPECFEGIQHCMVSDKICEIREV
- a CDS encoding Lin1244/Lin1753 domain-containing protein, with translation MARPTKQTVEYFPHFVTSSKTKDILQDKYGNDGYSFWFKLLELLCRTDGHYYDCREETDWEYFLAYQKVSEEMARTILNKLAEMNNIDRLLWSNRIIWCQQLVDNLSSVYSKRTVSAPKKPVIDEFPNRNPPDNGVIGTDNPQSKVKESKVKESIFPPLPPEGDEQAGQINNPPKRTPRKKAELTKEQEKSFKQFWDIWPHKVSRGQAEITWVKLNPSEEFLEVILAGVKRAIKHDHRFRPGGYMPHPSTWLNAKGWLDEFTGDGSNAGNRSNTEQPGFVPSSGFRNKPK
- a CDS encoding Cas9 inhibitor AcrIIA9 family protein, coding for MSEINAEQKCRVCGCSNESACMTEEGACYWVESDLCSACADENSKEYTGEEETEDDEEEIMDDEVTEEAEEVADHEPETINNVIEMPERFPEAAVAKIAQELKDFKGDNKATAVSKFVASTLTHFCEENDRFAEVVYKTSRTLSDCCAEIMAGVGTHVSDIDVYRGAVRSYFPNADISFKMNILVNGDVPDDEYLKRKPEKKAQPAKKAKEPVEKKDKPSAPPAPKKETPAPKKPEPKAEKKPELIQLSLF
- a CDS encoding N-6 DNA methylase, encoding MSKPAVIMDYQKEIVKVLTALSYRHSLWQVFTDFVEMAAVAISNSVDAIHKQNRETRYLEIIGKYNKDEQQMFPKMMAYLVEALEDSLKFEGGPVDVLGQIFHELELHNKWKGQFFTPTPVCEMMAMMTFGEGQEVKEKGFVPVGEPCVGSGAMVLGFAKAMKNKGFNYCNQMVVTATDVDMKCVHMAYVQFALYGIPAVVIHGNTLTMEEWSRWYTPVYLLDGWIWRSQGSNTTARNADDEALKMVDEPIYAAVCEVIAGEKIAAAEAKNVIEEDEIVIEQPIFEFREEKNGQLSLF
- a CDS encoding ATP-binding protein codes for the protein MNLQEMVQMQEIGQILSNQDSFPVPDSGTNRNNVLTTAEAEELGLRFRTQPPEPKTCQYCGKVLYHEGIRFADVVSFWSPSPKRCSCPEAQAYWSAYDSEQQRIQEQEEIARRRAATQEKIDQLIGRSGLKKRFKNRTFQTFKAETPKQKKAYAVAKEYADRFFEFYQRGEGLYIEGTNGTGKTHLAAAITLQLINEGIPVVCKTSIELLDNIKQAFDGSQVSEYDILKVYKQVDLLIIDDLGKEQCTDWSMSILYSILNDRYEDLRPTIITTNFNEETLIRNLTPRGFDSSKVIAIISRLREVSTVITMAWEDFRSCGYE
- a CDS encoding AAA family ATPase, producing the protein MKILHTSDWHIGNYPGPELNGVNLRGNDIYNCLGFMVNKARSENPDLIVVSGDIFHAAKVWADRGLNETYHAINIIRKLSDVAPVAILRGTPNHDGDEHFQMLYEVLGSDPDITILDKPDVTHIVTKNGPVNVAALPGFERGFFRAKFPGLSKEEENQVFTEELGKIVLSLKAACNPGYPSILLAHYTVPGCNTESGQVQFFSQFEPVILPEVLDAAGFDLVALGHIHRPQWVQSCRNTYYAGAINALNFNDEGQERGFWIHTLRKPVLESEFIQTPAREFITLRLADEEIASCNFGDFNLVARNHWDFPPLEAPNAIQDKIVRVLYTCTDELNKAFNKALLEKRLYDDGAFWVQEITPEKITITVNRNELSEHNSPEDNLREYLMEKAVPDDKIAALIEAARPVIDEAAAGNITASLTGLFVPVEIEVRNYRNYAEETFNFNDITFCTINGKNGAGKSSLFMDAMLDCLFEEPREGDLTGWISNGEKARSGSIKFTFKIGGRIFRVTRTRTKSGSGTLNLSEYDKTAEDNWANRSEERMPLTQAKIIDILGMDSLTFRSCALIMQDQYGLFLQADKESRMAILGNILGLGVYGEMEAIARDKAAEVNKQIRQKNDELEKLSANLPDGDDIQLKISEANTAIEDKTTQIKMFTVEADALKLRLNSKLEAAARAFKLQNDVENLRMKKTATEGTRGEQVLILDNSNIILSQEQTILDGVAKYHGLLEKEKELLSSKALFDSKLTEYGKLQTELQSTQREINSLKTELDGLMSRRAPLAAKIALTAELEVLHDTYLAEKAMLSSLEGISNDYIRLSNEIATAEKTKSSMQSQYNTEYAQRIAEYKAIKEKAAILENSGCIDQARATCRFLADAQAAKAKIEPYKEDCHKWDEDQKAKLAEAQAQLDSLNQKRDALGYDPEAIKTKRQTVAELEAKSREYEALAGYQQQINLIDERVGAINLKLSELAETAINLTCAIKEASQELEGMTVAAEQYNALQAEIAGAKSWLDKEKLLPVAREKKAIAEARILELNVELSQIESDIVAKQQELETENQTAAGSETLKADLAIIEGNLSTLQTEIQSLSMEIGGLNKQLETMKTSQAEIVRIQALVKDLADSSALYEELKKAFSQDGVPHNIIRSIVPQIEATANNILGQMSGGKMSMEFVTEKVLKSNNKKEVVTLDIIINEAGGRLPYLSKSGGERVKAALSAILALAEIKSSRAGIQLGMLFIDEPPFLDASGIQAYCDALETIQSRYKGLKIMAITHDPTMKARFPQSIDIEKTDEGSKVIYS
- a CDS encoding PcfJ domain-containing protein → MLVKKELEQTAIMKYPILPRPKDKRARNDKYVAAAEVLSLKRSGEVLVIDVFLREDKTLKLRFFSDGKAFLVCKEWPVKKWEKRLPSNLLENQYSYFTIEARESDIKIAHEILKDGQTSWHYVHGMKEELDSFASEINRKKQEQAMERKYAKMGEHFGMFPSYPADLIEYCEKYVFGQTSIFIDKLQKVKSGMCRKAVCGHCGHKFTAGKEVKTGKTGICPKCHMPARYRAAWSTNGSHQEKAKICIAYRVDNQLLTHWTKITRWFDETKVQYRFDDYYRNLHLKTPSGSILYAYDYKPMMNWGENWYRQRNGDTHHGESFVYANNLREVFGETYYHVDLQEGLKACGQLSFSALLNNLRDFQAAEYLFKMGMPALASSTLLMQDLGNRAGFTEVLGVSKQYHPLYRKYNVTLLEHRIIKSSRTWVDEDSFLKLRVLKPDWSDQGNINDLLETMSFERFVNYFTRQKEYGKKKIDHYMMLYRDYISMSESLKVDLSRKSVRFPRNIKEAHDLILPRFNQVKHEVEDANFKQAQEKLYAGMKEYAKGNYCIVFPTSRSEFITEGQTLNHCVGNEHYYKNHLAGTSMIFFVRQAAEREKPYFTMEIDMRELKIRQLYGFGDCTPPPEVRQFANEFLRKLKPKSAEERLVS